In Silene latifolia isolate original U9 population chromosome X, ASM4854445v1, whole genome shotgun sequence, the following proteins share a genomic window:
- the LOC141621117 gene encoding uncharacterized protein LOC141621117 — MATIPITRNNPTHMVPIFRPESGTWYQPYGELQANYLEKRQLFLRSYQFSRKQSFGAKLKRSLVRVKRLFWVRVRSARRLRRLVWSDLRKALYVKRRRLSRLVNYYYNAHCSSNNNTTKKYNYEIFHTPNNNSCSSYFW, encoded by the coding sequence ATGGCAACCATTCCCAtaacccgaaataacccgacccaCATGGTTCCAATATTCCGTCCCGAATCCGGAACATGGTACCAACCCTATGGAGAACTCCAAGCCAACTACCTAGAAAAGAGACAACTCTTCCTTCGGAGCTACCAATTTAGCCGGAAACAAAGCTTTGGAGCGAAACTTAAGCGGTCTTTGGTTCGTGTTAAGCGTTTGTTTTGGGTACGGGTTAGGTCAGCACGTAGGTTACGGAGGTTGGTTTGGTCCGATCTACGTAAGGCGTTATACGTCAAAAGGAGAAGGTTGTCTAGGCTCGTTAATTACTACTACAATGCACattgtagtagtaataataatactacCAAGAAATATAATTATGAGATTTTTCATACTCCTAATAATAATTCTTGCTCTTCTTACTTCTGGTAA